Proteins from one Candidatus Zixiibacteriota bacterium genomic window:
- a CDS encoding class I SAM-dependent methyltransferase translates to MAASRIMGSSDSYTFLARHYNAMTGYPDRIDAITASIGPWVSEYGIRTALDAGCGGGALLFALRKCGVSPVGLDLSEPMLRLTLENVRARGERFPLHGAPFRSAHVIYPGHFDAVFAMGNALVGHEDDERMEDSLRGLLGSLRLGGLLLAQMLNLTPFFLGLRRLVSHRVVDGTHYWRYAVPDADGLLFSLVVAGPKDSFELHTSRWKRWDHFRMRERLENAGFTGIHVYGDLTRKPFDERRSTDLVIAACRPNP, encoded by the coding sequence GTGGCCGCCTCGCGTATAATGGGGTCATCCGATTCCTACACGTTTCTGGCGCGTCATTACAATGCGATGACTGGGTACCCGGATCGCATCGACGCGATAACCGCATCGATCGGACCTTGGGTTTCTGAGTACGGGATCCGCACGGCCCTCGACGCCGGCTGCGGCGGCGGTGCACTCCTCTTTGCCCTTCGGAAATGCGGTGTTTCGCCGGTCGGCCTCGATCTCTCTGAGCCGATGCTTCGGCTGACCCTGGAGAACGTTCGGGCCCGCGGGGAGCGGTTTCCCCTCCATGGCGCCCCGTTTCGTTCTGCCCACGTCATCTATCCCGGCCACTTCGATGCGGTCTTTGCGATGGGGAATGCGCTTGTGGGCCATGAGGACGATGAGCGAATGGAGGATTCGCTTCGGGGACTGCTTGGCTCCCTACGTCTTGGTGGGCTGCTCCTTGCTCAGATGCTCAATCTCACCCCCTTCTTCCTCGGGCTGCGTCGGCTGGTCTCGCATCGCGTCGTCGACGGTACCCACTACTGGCGCTATGCCGTTCCCGATGCCGATGGCCTGCTGTTCTCCCTCGTTGTGGCCGGACCCAAAGACTCGTTCGAGCTTCATACCTCGCGCTGGAAACGCTGGGACCACTTCCGAATGCGGGAGCGATTGGAAAATGCCGGGTTCACCGGCATCCATGTCTATGGCGACTTGACCCGGAAGCCCTTCGACGAGAGGCGCTCGACCGATCTGGTGATCGCCGCATGCCGCCCCAATCCCTGA